A genomic stretch from Streptomyces sp. QL37 includes:
- a CDS encoding polyamine aminopropyltransferase has protein sequence MIDQQMTLRAGVTGLPVRPRTGRFLVLAVVFICAACGLVYELELVALASYLIGDSVTQASVVLSVMVFAMGIGSLLAKRLRGRAAVGFGLIEAALALVGGTSALILYASFAWLGESRHALVGFSLAIGILIGAEIPLLMTLIQRVDRQDAGGAVADLFAADYVGALVGGLAFPFLLLPMMGQLTGALFTGAVNAAAGGALVLWVFRRDLGAGARRLLILVNCAVIALLVTASVLVDDFERAARRAVYGDEVRVAVQTDVQEIVLTGPGRGSLDLYLDGRLRVSSRDEHRYHEALVHPAMKGAHRRVLILGGGDGLAAREVLRYPDVTSVVVVELDPAVTRLARTDPALSRLNGHAYDDPRLTAVGGDAFTWLRATRERYDVVISDLPDPGITASTKLYAAEFYGLVAGALEPGGRLVVHAGPTGSRPTTFWTVEASVRAGGLATRPYRVDGRLTGFAAGPDRAAAGGAEAPRDWGFVLAARKEVGRLGLDPGAPALRTLGERELLAGRRAAEGLRQHGVLPSTLVHPRYWEEP, from the coding sequence AGCAGATGACGCTGCGAGCGGGCGTGACGGGGCTTCCCGTGCGGCCGAGGACCGGCCGGTTCCTCGTGCTGGCCGTGGTCTTCATCTGCGCCGCGTGCGGTCTGGTGTACGAGCTGGAACTGGTCGCGCTGGCTTCGTACCTGATCGGTGACTCGGTCACGCAGGCGTCGGTCGTGCTGTCCGTGATGGTGTTCGCGATGGGCATCGGCTCGCTCCTCGCGAAACGTTTACGCGGCCGCGCCGCCGTGGGATTCGGGCTGATCGAGGCGGCGCTCGCGCTCGTCGGCGGCACGTCGGCGCTGATCCTCTACGCCTCCTTCGCCTGGCTCGGGGAGTCGCGCCACGCGCTGGTCGGCTTCTCGCTCGCGATCGGGATCCTGATCGGCGCGGAGATCCCGCTGCTGATGACGCTGATCCAGCGGGTCGACCGGCAGGACGCGGGCGGGGCTGTCGCGGACCTCTTCGCCGCCGACTACGTGGGCGCGCTGGTCGGCGGGCTGGCCTTCCCGTTCCTGCTGCTGCCGATGATGGGCCAGCTGACCGGCGCGCTGTTCACCGGCGCGGTCAACGCCGCGGCGGGCGGGGCGCTGGTGCTGTGGGTCTTCCGGCGCGATCTGGGCGCCGGGGCACGCCGGCTGCTGATCCTGGTCAACTGCGCGGTGATCGCCCTGCTGGTCACGGCCTCCGTCCTCGTCGACGACTTCGAGCGCGCGGCACGGCGCGCGGTGTACGGGGACGAGGTGCGGGTCGCCGTGCAGACCGACGTCCAGGAGATCGTCCTCACCGGGCCGGGCAGGGGCTCGCTCGACCTGTATCTGGACGGCCGGCTCCGGGTCAGCTCGCGGGACGAGCACCGCTACCACGAGGCGCTCGTGCACCCCGCGATGAAGGGCGCCCACCGGCGGGTGCTGATCCTGGGCGGCGGCGACGGCCTGGCAGCCCGCGAGGTGCTGCGCTACCCGGACGTCACGTCCGTCGTGGTGGTCGAGCTCGATCCGGCCGTCACCCGGTTGGCCCGTACGGACCCGGCGCTCTCCCGGCTGAACGGACACGCGTACGACGATCCTCGGCTGACGGCGGTCGGCGGGGACGCCTTCACATGGCTGCGGGCCACCCGAGAGCGCTACGACGTGGTGATCTCGGACCTCCCCGACCCGGGGATCACGGCGAGCACGAAGCTCTACGCGGCCGAGTTCTACGGGCTGGTCGCCGGTGCGCTGGAGCCCGGGGGCCGGCTGGTGGTGCACGCGGGTCCGACGGGCAGCAGACCGACGACGTTCTGGACGGTGGAGGCGTCGGTACGGGCGGGCGGCCTCGCGACCCGGCCCTACCGCGTCGACGGGCGCCTCACCGGTTTCGCGGCGGGACCGGACCGGGCGGCGGCGGGTGGGGCGGAGGCCCCGCGGGACTGGGGGTTCGTGCTGGCCGCCCGGAAGGAGGTGGGCCGGCTCGGACTGGACCCGGGGGCGCCCGCCCTGCGGACGCTGGGTGAGCGGGAGCTGCTGGCCGGCCGGCGCGCGGCGGAGGGGCTGCGGCAGCACGGGGTGCTGCCGTCCACGCTGGTCCACCCGCGGTACTGGGAGGAACCGTGA